In Paenibacillus sp. G2S3, a single window of DNA contains:
- a CDS encoding dipeptide ABC transporter ATP-binding protein, which yields METPLIEVKSLKKFFSVKKGFFGTTRYLHAVDGISFAIRKGETFSLVGESGCGKSTTGRLVTRLLEPNDGEVWFKGQNISHISDNQMRPIRKDMQMVFQDPYASLNPRMKVKDLVAEPLLIHTKLSSKERDKLACELLETVGLNSFHAERYAFEFSGGQRQRIGIARALSVRPSLIVADEPVSALDVSIQSQVLNLLQDLQEEYGLTYLFISHDLSVVEHISDRIGVMYLGSLVEAADKDTLYDRPMHPYTQALLSSVPVPDPTLKKERIILKGDLPSPVDPPTGCRFHTRCPSCMEICKQHVPIFREVEPGHEVACHLFDEEMLKLER from the coding sequence GGGCTTTTTCGGAACTACTAGATATTTGCACGCAGTTGATGGGATCTCATTCGCTATACGTAAGGGAGAAACGTTCAGCCTTGTGGGTGAGAGTGGCTGTGGTAAATCTACTACGGGGAGATTAGTGACTCGCTTGCTGGAACCAAATGACGGTGAAGTGTGGTTTAAGGGCCAAAATATTAGCCATATCTCAGATAATCAAATGCGGCCTATTCGTAAAGATATGCAGATGGTGTTCCAAGACCCCTATGCTTCGCTTAATCCACGGATGAAGGTAAAGGATCTTGTGGCTGAACCTCTGCTCATTCATACAAAGCTATCGTCCAAAGAGCGGGATAAACTAGCATGCGAGTTACTAGAGACAGTGGGATTGAATAGTTTCCATGCCGAGCGCTACGCTTTTGAGTTCAGTGGTGGACAGCGACAACGGATTGGAATCGCCCGAGCATTGTCTGTTCGTCCCAGCTTAATCGTGGCGGATGAGCCTGTATCAGCACTGGATGTATCGATTCAGTCTCAAGTGCTGAATCTGTTGCAGGATCTGCAGGAAGAATATGGCCTGACGTATTTATTCATTTCACATGATCTAAGTGTGGTTGAGCATATTAGCGATCGAATCGGAGTTATGTATCTTGGTTCCCTCGTAGAGGCGGCGGATAAAGATACTTTGTATGATCGTCCAATGCATCCATACACACAAGCGTTGCTATCTTCAGTACCTGTACCCGATCCTACCTTAAAGAAGGAGCGCATTATTCTGAAGGGGGATCTTCCAAGTCCGGTTGATCCACCGACGGGTTGCCGTTTTCATACAAGATGTCCTTCCTGTATGGAAATCTGTAAGCAGCATGTACCGATCTTCCGAGAAGTCGAACCAGGTCATGAGGTTGCGTGTCATTTATTTGATGAAGAAATGCTGAAATTAGAGCGATAA